In Anaerolineales bacterium, the following are encoded in one genomic region:
- a CDS encoding acyl carrier protein, translated as MTDTPLMDELLALLAETFRVDLTEIDPDAQLGELPQWDSMAHMDLMLALEVRYGVQITAETIGGLTSLPLILAHVEELQNGG; from the coding sequence CTTTGATGGATGAGTTGCTTGCGCTACTGGCCGAAACTTTCCGTGTGGATTTGACTGAGATCGACCCAGATGCTCAACTGGGGGAATTGCCCCAGTGGGATTCGATGGCACATATGGATTTGATGCTGGCTTTGGAAGTCCGCTATGGGGTGCAAATCACAGCAGAGACGATTGGTGGGCTGACCAGCCTGCCTTTGATCCTGGCGCATGTAGAAGAGTTGCAGAATGGCGGCTGA